In Bacillus toyonensis BCT-7112, a single window of DNA contains:
- a CDS encoding alpha/beta fold hydrolase gives MKRFKFYMISGIVLVLLVVCNFVDKPIAKVREVKDTVMMKLNTKESMAQIDGQTIYFKQIGEGKPPLLMLHGFGGSSDGFSDIYPELARDHTIIAVDILGFGRSSKPVDFQYSFPAQVNLYYKLMKKLGYDQFAVLGHSMGGEMSLNLAYLYPDAVTHLILADSTGIESFQQKESYEVPPLSTDLQTVTEITDYNKNEVKNSRDDKEHYDQLTKMRERRIAMEADKIKVPTLIIWGRHDKSVSWKNGELYHQLFTNSTFHIIEKGYHAPFRQEPIEFMEYVQAFFSKHPQ, from the coding sequence TTGAAACGGTTTAAGTTTTATATGATTAGCGGTATTGTGCTTGTTTTGTTAGTAGTATGTAACTTCGTCGATAAGCCGATTGCGAAGGTTAGAGAAGTGAAAGATACTGTTATGATGAAGCTGAATACGAAAGAGAGTATGGCACAGATTGATGGGCAGACGATTTACTTTAAGCAAATTGGTGAGGGGAAGCCGCCTTTACTTATGCTTCATGGATTTGGTGGTTCTTCAGATGGGTTTAGTGATATTTATCCGGAACTTGCGAGAGATCATACGATTATTGCAGTTGATATTTTAGGATTTGGGCGTTCTTCTAAGCCGGTTGATTTTCAGTATTCGTTTCCTGCGCAAGTGAATTTATATTATAAGTTAATGAAGAAGCTCGGATACGATCAGTTTGCGGTACTTGGTCATTCGATGGGGGGAGAGATGTCCCTTAATTTAGCGTATTTATATCCGGACGCAGTGACACATCTCATTTTGGCGGATTCTACAGGGATCGAGTCTTTCCAGCAAAAAGAAAGTTATGAAGTGCCGCCGCTATCAACGGATCTTCAAACTGTAACAGAGATTACGGATTATAATAAAAATGAAGTGAAAAATAGTCGTGATGATAAAGAGCATTACGATCAGCTTACGAAAATGAGAGAGCGCCGCATTGCGATGGAGGCCGATAAAATTAAAGTACCGACTTTAATTATATGGGGACGACATGATAAGAGCGTTTCTTGGAAAAACGGTGAGCTGTATCATCAGTTATTTACAAATAGTACATTTCATATTATTGAAAAAGGATACCATGCTCCGTTCCGCCAGGAGCCAATCGAATTTATGGAATATGTACAAGCATTTTTCTCAAAGCATCCACAATAA
- a CDS encoding sporulation YhaL family protein, with protein sequence MEILPWWVYLVIVGIVLSGYMVLYTSKKEQEMDNEFIEKEGEVYMKRLEEEREKRNQDSDKDSVLL encoded by the coding sequence TTGGAAATTTTACCATGGTGGGTTTATCTTGTAATTGTTGGGATTGTACTAAGTGGCTACATGGTTTTATATACTTCAAAAAAAGAGCAAGAGATGGATAATGAGTTTATTGAAAAAGAAGGCGAAGTATATATGAAACGTTTAGAAGAAGAGCGTGAGAAACGTAATCAGGATAGTGATAAGGATTCGGTATTACTTTAA
- a CDS encoding helix-turn-helix domain-containing protein yields the protein MIFSERLKEEREKRNWSQNDLAEKLHVSRQSVSKWETGKNYPSIEIIIHLSDLFGITIDELLRSDEELTQKVIEDSKQLAYPKWKVFFDSLFMMGVFLFVTKIVVWMLNKFAGASITIVADAPYMMNFLPLILMIVGGTVSDKLKKRYK from the coding sequence ATGATCTTTAGTGAGCGTTTAAAAGAAGAACGAGAAAAACGGAATTGGTCCCAAAATGATTTGGCTGAAAAACTTCATGTAAGTAGGCAATCTGTTTCGAAATGGGAGACGGGAAAGAACTATCCGAGCATTGAAATTATTATTCATTTAAGTGATTTGTTCGGTATTACGATTGATGAGCTATTGAGGAGTGATGAAGAGTTGACACAGAAAGTTATTGAAGATAGTAAGCAATTGGCATATCCAAAATGGAAGGTGTTTTTTGATAGTTTATTTATGATGGGCGTATTTTTGTTTGTTACAAAAATCGTTGTGTGGATGTTAAATAAGTTTGCAGGAGCGAGCATTACAATTGTAGCAGACGCACCGTATATGATGAACTTTCTACCTCTTATATTAATGATCGTAGGTGGCACGGTTTCTGATAAGTTGAAGAAAAGATATAAATAG
- the glpP gene encoding glycerol uptake operon antiterminator GlpP: MEFHEQKILPAVRQIKDLEKLLHSSYEYIVILDIHVGQLKSVVSLAKQHGKKVFLHVDLIHGLQSDGHATEFLCQEYKPYGLLSTKASVIMKAKQKGVVSIQRIFLIDSSAMEKSCNLLEKTKPDYIEVLPGALTDVIAEVKERTGVPILAGGFIRTVEDVERALHAGATAITTSKKELWKHYQKK, translated from the coding sequence ATGGAATTTCATGAACAAAAGATTTTGCCAGCAGTGAGGCAAATTAAAGACTTGGAAAAGCTATTACATAGTTCGTATGAATATATTGTTATTTTAGATATTCATGTTGGTCAATTGAAGAGTGTTGTTTCACTCGCGAAGCAACACGGTAAAAAGGTGTTTTTACATGTTGATTTGATCCATGGGTTACAAAGTGATGGGCATGCGACGGAGTTTTTATGCCAAGAATATAAACCGTACGGGTTATTGTCAACAAAGGCGAGCGTAATTATGAAGGCGAAGCAAAAGGGTGTCGTCTCCATTCAACGCATCTTTTTGATTGATTCTAGTGCGATGGAAAAGAGCTGTAATTTGTTAGAAAAGACGAAACCGGATTATATAGAGGTGCTTCCTGGTGCGCTAACGGATGTGATCGCTGAAGTGAAAGAGCGTACAGGTGTACCGATTTTAGCGGGTGGTTTTATTCGTACTGTGGAGGATGTTGAAAGAGCTTTACATGCTGGTGCGACAGCGATTACGACATCGAAAAAAGAATTATGGAAACATTACCAAAAAAAGTGA
- the glpF gene encoding glycerol uptake facilitator protein GlpF, translated as MSAFLGELIGTALLIVLGGGVCAGVSLKKSFAKDSGWIVITMGWGLAVAVAAYAVGSISGAHLNPALTIGLAFKGAFPWSDVPGYIAAQMIGAIIGAIIVYLHYLPHWKETEDPGTKLGVFATGPAIPNTFANLLSEMIGTFVLVFGILAIGANKFADGLNPFIVGFLIVSIGLSLGGTTGYAINPARDLGPRIAHFFLPIAGKGGSNWKYAWIPVVGPILGGSLAGLFHQVVFEGKQNSALIYVIIATVVVLAISYMTSKKSGSTTNNRKVA; from the coding sequence ATGTCAGCATTTTTAGGGGAATTAATAGGGACAGCGTTGTTAATCGTACTTGGTGGCGGCGTTTGTGCTGGTGTAAGTTTAAAGAAGTCGTTTGCGAAAGATTCTGGTTGGATTGTAATTACAATGGGCTGGGGCTTAGCGGTAGCGGTTGCAGCGTATGCGGTTGGATCAATTAGTGGGGCACATTTGAATCCAGCTTTAACGATAGGACTAGCATTTAAGGGAGCGTTCCCATGGAGTGACGTACCAGGTTATATCGCAGCACAAATGATTGGGGCAATTATCGGGGCAATTATCGTATATTTACACTATTTACCACATTGGAAAGAAACAGAAGATCCAGGAACAAAGTTAGGCGTATTTGCAACAGGTCCAGCAATTCCGAACACATTTGCAAACCTTTTAAGTGAAATGATTGGAACATTCGTTTTAGTATTTGGTATATTAGCAATTGGAGCAAATAAATTTGCAGATGGATTAAATCCATTTATCGTAGGTTTCTTAATTGTAAGTATTGGTTTATCATTAGGTGGAACAACAGGATACGCAATCAACCCGGCTCGTGATTTAGGTCCGCGTATTGCGCACTTCTTCCTTCCGATTGCAGGAAAAGGCGGTTCAAACTGGAAGTATGCATGGATTCCAGTAGTTGGTCCGATTTTAGGTGGATCACTTGCAGGTTTATTCCATCAAGTTGTATTTGAAGGAAAACAAAATTCAGCACTTATTTATGTAATTATTGCAACTGTGGTTGTACTAGCAATCTCATATATGACAAGTAAAAAAAGTGGAAGCACTACAAATAATAGAAAAGTAGCATAG